The following are encoded in a window of Cydia strobilella chromosome 1, ilCydStro3.1, whole genome shotgun sequence genomic DNA:
- the LOC134746368 gene encoding uncharacterized protein LOC134746368, whose translation MSGHRANRSMLHYWLLLSWLGTVSLQYINVGPTTDALVAPGLSTFNAHVPYVNYYNPPLQGEFNVQSDPIDNTDVYNRFYPSGDYPPADRKRRTINEESKNWLPNILDSEKHTETEERAVTPQINQESNSDNDTNTETLSLRKRSFSPWGGKRAGGVNVDQMWTWKRATRSREPSMPKRVRFSPWGGKRSGQVIYHPGSKVKRVIYSTSIPALTRILSNYSPSDQPADMTDYQFRPSLDKRHPIKIQVMSAQSDHVREALPFKNFLSALPPLFKPGHPYVDLNLKSDGKRKVIFSQWGGKRTAPIIGPIWTPALGNVKEDTLDAILLIRNNNIDEAKEESMKAL comes from the coding sequence AAGCATGTTGCACTACTGGCTTCTGCTGTCCTGGTTGGGCACAGTAAGCCTGCAATACATCAACGTCGGGCCCACGACAGACGCGCTCGTAGCCCCCGGCCTCTCAACCTTCAACGCCCACGTCCCGTACGTCAACTACTACAACCCCCCGCTCCAAGGCGAATTCAACGTGCAGAGCGACCCCATCGACAACACGGACGTGTACAACCGATTTTACCCAAGCGGAGACTATCCGCCCGCCGATCGCAAACGACGAACCATAAATGAAGAATCAAAAAATTGGTTACCCAATATACTAGACAGCGAAAAACATACTGAAACTGAAGAGAGAGCCGTTACACCCCAAATAAACCAAGAGTCCAACTCAGATAATGACACGAATACGGAGACTTTGAGCCTTCGGAAAAGGAGCTTTAGCCCGTGGGGCGGCAAGCGGGCGGGAGGCGTCAACGTCGATCAGATGTGGACCTGGAAGCGCGCCACTCGCAGCAGGGAGCCCAGCATGCCCAAACGGGTGCGCTTTAGCCCGTGGGGAGGAAAAAGGAGCGGACAAGTGATATACCACCCCGGCAGTAAAGTTAAGAGGGTAATTTACTCAACTTCCATACCAGCGCTCACTCGGATCTTATCCAACTATTCGCCCTCTGACCAACCGGCAGATATGACTGATTACCAATTCAGACCATCATTAGATAAGCGACATCCGATCAAAATTCAAGTTATGAGCGCTCAATCAGATCACGTACGCGAAGCGTTACCCTTTAAGAACTTCTTGTCAGCTTTACCACCCTTGTTTAAGCCGGGTCATCCATACGTGGACTTGAATTTGAAAAGCGACGGCAAAAGAAAGGTCATATTTAGCCAATGGGGAGGGAAGCGAACGGCACCCATAATTGGACCCATATGGACACCAGCTCTAGGCAACGTGAAGGAGGATACTTTAGATGCCATTTTACTTATCAGGAATAATAATATTGACGAAGCGAAGGAAGAATCGATGAAAGCACTGTAA
- the LOC134746594 gene encoding putative peptidyl-prolyl cis-trans isomerase dodo yields the protein MSQDSDAPLPEGWEMRTSRSTGMTYFLNSYTKKSQWERPEAPADPGEIRCCHVLIKHAGSRRPSSWREEKIDRTKEDALDALKGYRKQIVSKNAQFVDIASKYSDCSSAKRGGDLGMFGRGQMQAPFEEEAFKLKVGQLSKPIETESGFHIILRTV from the coding sequence ATGTCTCAAGACAGCGACGCTCCACTGCCCGAAGGATGGGAGATGCGCACCAGCCGATCTACTGGCATGACATATTTCCTCAACAGTTACACAAAGAAGTCACAGTGGGAGCGGCCAGAAGCCCCTGCGGACCCGGGTGAGATCCGTTGCTGCCATGTCCTGATCAAGCACGCTGGCAGCCGGAGACCGTCATCGTGGAGAGAAGAGAAGATAGACCGAACTAAAGAGGATGCTTTAGATGCCCTTAAGGGATATCGCAAGCAGATAGTTTCCAAAAATGCTCAGTTTGTTGATATTGCCTCAAAGTATTCAGATTGCTCATCGGCAAAGCGAGGAGGTGATCTAGGAATGTTTGGGCGAGGCCAAATGCAGGCTCCATTTGAAGAAGAGGCTTTTAAGCTTAAAGTTGGACAACTGAGTAAGCCTATTGAGACAGAATCGGGATTTCACATTATTTTAAGGACTGTCTGA